A segment of the Streptomyces sp. P9-A2 genome:
GACTCGTGCATGGCGCCCAGTTCGGCGAGCGTGCTGCCCTCCAGGCCGACGGTGACGGCGCCCACGGGCCGTACGTCGCAGTAGCCGTGTTCCTTGCCGAGCCGCCAGACCTGCTCGACGACGCCGGCGGTGTCGGCGACGGGGAAGGTGTTGGCCATGGCGAACACGGCGGTGTAGCCGCCGCTCGCCGCCGCGCGGGTGCCGGTCAGCACGGTCTCGGAGTCCTCGCGGCCGGGCTCGCGCAGATGGGTGTGCAGGTCGACCAGGCCGGGCAGCAGCACCTTGCCGTCCGCCTCGACGACGGTCACCTCCTGCGCGTCTCCGGTACGACCGGCGTCCTCGGCGCTCAGCCCGGTGCCGACGGCCACGACGGTCCCGCCGTCGATCAGCACGTCCTGCGGGTCGCCGCCGAGCACCTTCGCACCGCGGATCAGGGTCTTGCTCATCGTGTTACTTCTCCTCCGTGGTGCGGACGGCGTGGGTGAGGGCGGGTTCGTTGCCCCCGAGCAGCAGGTACAGGACGGCCATCCGGATGGAGACCCCGTTGGTGACCTGTTCGACGACGGTGCAGCGCTCGGAGTCGGCCACCTCGGCGGTGATCTCCATGCCCCGGACCATGGGGCCGGGGTGCATCACGATCGCGTGTTCGGGCATCCGTCGCATGCGCTCGCCGTCGAGGCCGTAGCGCCGTGAGTACTCGCGCTCGGTCGGGAAGAACGCGGCCTTCATCCGCTCGCGCTGCACGCGCAGCATCATCACGGCGTCGGACTTGGGCAGGGTGCGGTCGAGGTCGTAGGAGACCTCGCAGGGCCAGGCCTCGACGCCGACCGGCAGCAGCGTCGGCGGGGCGACGAGGGTGACCTCGGCGCCCAGGGTGTGCAGCAGGTCGACGTTGGAGCGGGCGACCCTGCTGTGCAGGACGTCGCCGACCAGCGTGATGCGCCGGCCGGCGAGGTCCTGGCCGATCCCGGTGTCCCGGCCGACGAGCCGGCGCCGCATGGTGAAGGCGTCGAGCAGGGCCTGGGTGGGGTGCTGGTGGGTGCCGTCGCCGGCGTTGATGACGTGCGCGTCGATCCAGCCGGAGGTGGCCAGCCGGTACGGGGCTCCGGAGGCACCGTGCCGGATGACGACGGCGTCGACGCCCATGGCCTCCAGGGTCTGGGCGGTGTCCTTGAGCGACTCGCCCTTGGAGACGCTGGACCCCTTGGCGGTGAAGTTGATGACGTCCGCGGACAGCCGCTTCTCGGCGGCCTCGAAGGAGATCCGGGTCCGGGTGGAGTCCTCGAAGAAGAGGTTGACGACGGTCCGGCCGCGCAGGGTCGGCAGTTTCTTGATCGGCCGGTCGGCGACCCGGGCCATCTCCTCGGCGGTGTCGAGGATCAGGACGGCGTCGTCGCGGGTGAGGTCGGCGGCCGAGATGAGATGACGCTGCATCTTTCAGGCTCCGTAAGACAGTTCATTCGGAAGAACGGGAGAATCCGGGCAGCGCGGGGCGTGACGGCGCACCGGACCGGCGCGCGTGGGTGCCGCGCGCCCGGATCGCTACGGGGAGGGCTGCTTGGCGCCGAGCAGCACGGTGTCGCGACCGTCCTCCTCGGCGAGCAGGACCTTGACCGTCTCCCGCAACGACGTGGGGAGGTTCTTGCCGACGTAGTCGGCGCGGATGGGCAGTTCGCGGTGGCCGCGGTCGACGAGGACGGCGAGCTGCACCGCGCGCGGGCGCCCGATGTCGTTCAGCGCGTCGAGGGCGGCACGGATGGTACGCCCGGAGAAGAGCACGTCGTCGACGAGGACGACCAGCCGGCCGTCGATGCCGTCGCCGGGGATCTCGGTGCGGGCCAGCGTGCGCGGCGGGTGCATGCGCAGGTCGTCGCGGTACATGGTGATGTCGAGCGAGCCGACCGGGACCTTGCGCTCGGTGACCTGCTCGAGCTTGGCGGCGAGCCGCTGGGCGAGGAAGACGCCCCGGGTCGGGATGCCGAGGAGCACCACGTCGTCGGCGCCCTTGGCGCGCTCGACGATCTCGTGGGCGATGCGGGTCAGTACCCGCGCGATGTCGGGGCCTTCGAGAACGGGCCGCGCGTCGGAGTGCGTGTCCATGTGAACGGACCTCCTTCTCCGCCTCACGGGACGGACCTTAAAGGACGTCGGGATTACGGCGGCCACGCTACCAGGTGGGGAGCGACACCCCCGATTCCCCCTCCCGCCACCGCCGGCCACTCCATCGGCGCAACGGTCCGCGCCGGCTCCGGAAGAGTCGGTGTGGACCGTTCGGCTTGACGGGCGAGAGTAACTCTGCGTAACCTCACAGTGAGTTACCAGCCGCGCGGCCCGGAAATCATGCCGGTCGCGTCGACACAGTGCCCGGGAGCTATATGTCCAGCGAATACGCCAAACAACTCGGGGCCAAGCTCCGCGCGATCCGCACCCAGCAGGGCCTTTCCCTCCACGGTGTCGAGGAGAAGTCCCAGGGCCGCTGGAAGGCGGTCGTGGTCGGTTCGTACGAGCGCGGCGACCGCGCAGTGACCGTGCAGCGTCTTGCCGAACTGGCGGACTTCTACGGCGTTCCGGTGCAGGAACTGCTTCCCGGTACCACCCCGGGTGGCGCCGCCGAGCCGCCGCCGAAGCTTGTCCTCGACCTGGAGCGGCTGGCCACGGTGCCGCCGGAGAAGGCCGGTCCGTTGCAGCGGTACGCGGCGACGATCCAGTCCCAGCGCGGCGACTACAACGGCAAGGTGCTCTCGATCCGCCAGGACGACCTGCGCACGCTCGCCGTGATCTACGACCAGTCGCCCTCGGTCCTCACCGAGCAGCTGATCAGCTGGGGCGTACTGGATCCGGACGCGCGTCGCGCGGTCGCCTCGCACGACGAGGGCTGACCGCACCACCGCCCGAGCAGAAACGTACCGCCGGGGTGGCCCGACCTGCAGAGGTCGGGCCACCCCGGCGGTGTTCGTTCCGCGTTCGTTCCGCGGGCCGAGGAACAGGTCAGGGGGCGGCCGGGGGGAGCCCCGGACACGCCGGAGGGCCCGCAGCCAGTCGTGCTGCGGGCCCTCCGGCGTGTCCGTGCCGGTCCGGGCCTGTACGGCCGGCCGGTGCCGGATCAGACCTCGTCGCGGCGGAGCGAGGGCTTGAGCTCCTTGAACCGGCCGAGGAGGCCGTTGACGAACGAGGGCGACTCGTCCGTGGAGAACTCCTTCGCCAGCTGCACCATCTCGTCGAGGACGACGGCGTCCGGGGTCTCGTCGACCCAGATCAGCTCGTACGCGCCGAGACGCAGGATGTTGCGGTCGACGACCGGCATGCGGTCCAGGGTCCAGCCGACCGAGTACTGGGAGATCAGCTCGTCGATGCGCGACGCGTGCTGCGCGTAGCCCTCGACCAGCTGCATCGTGTACTCGCTCACCGGCGGCTGCCGGGTGTCGGACCGGGAGTGCCGGACCCAGTCCGCCAGGACCGTCAGGACGTCGGCGCCGCGCTGGTCGCCCTCGAAGAGGATCTGGAAGGCGCGCTTGCGGGCCGTGTTGCGGGCAGCCACGGTTAGCTGTTCACCCGGCCGAGGTAGTCGCTCGTGCGGGTGTCGACCTTGATCTTCTCACCGGTGGTGATGAAGAGCGGGACCTGGATCTGGTGCCCGGTCTCCAGCGTGGCCGGCTTGGTGCCACCGGTGGAGCGGTCGCCCTGGACGCCCGGCTCGGTCTCGGCCACGGTCAGCTCGACGGCGGCCGAGAGCTCGACGAAGAGCACCTCTCCCTCGTGCTGCGCGACGGTGGCTTCGAAGCCCTCGACGAGGAAGTGGGCGGCGTCGCCGACGACCTTGCGGTCGATGTGCAGCTGGTCGTAGGTCTCCATGTCCATGAAGACGAAGTAGTCGCCGTCCATGTAGGAGAACTGCATGTCCCGCTTGTCGACGGTGGCGGTGTCGACCTTCACACCGGCGTTGAAGGTCTTGTCGACGGTCTTGCCGGAGAGCACGTTCTTGAGCTTGGTGCGCACGAAGGCCGGGCCCTTGCCGGGCTTGACGTGCTGGAACTCGACGACGGACCAGAGCTGGCCGCCTTCGAGCTTGAGCACCATGCCGTTCTTGAGGTCGTTCGTGGAAGCCACGTTGCGGAATCTCCTGGACTGACGTGAGACGACTCGGGGCCGGCACTCGGCGCGAAGCTAGAGCGCCAGCAGCTCCTTGGTCGTGATGGTGAGTAGCTCGGGTCCGCCGTCCGCCTCGGGGCGCACGACGAGCGTGTCATCGATCCGGACACCGCCCCGGCCCGGGAGGTGAACCCCTGGTTCGACGGTGACCGGCACACAAGCGTCCAGTTTACCCATGGTCCCGGGGGTCAGTTGAGGGTCCTCGTCGATTTCGAGTCCGACCCCGTGTCCGGTGAGCGCCGGAAGGGCCGCCGCGTACCCCGCGCTGTCCAGCACCTGGCGGGCCGCGCGGTCCACGTCACGGCAGGCGGCACCGGGTACGAGGGACTCCCGGCCGGCCCGCTGAGCGGTGAAGACAAGGTCGTACAACTCGATCTGCCAGTCCGCGGGAGCGGTGCCGATGACGAACGTACGGCCGATCTCGCAGCGGTACCCGCGGTAGGCGGCGCCGAGACAGACGGAGAGGAAGTCGCCCTCCTCCACCCGCCGGTCGGTGGGCCGGTGGCCGGGCCGCCCGGCGTTCGGGCCGGTGGCGACGGAGGTGGCGAAGGCGGGGCCGTCTGCGCCGTGGTCGACCAGGCGGCGCTCCAGTTCCAGCGCGAGATGCCGTTCGGTGCGGCCGACGAGGATGGATTCCAGCAGCTCGCCGAGGGCCTGGTCGGCGATCTCCGCACCGATACGCAGACAGGAGATCTCCTCCTCGTCCTTGACCACCCGGAGCTGTTCGACGGCGCCGCCGACATCGGCCAGGCGCAGCCCGGGGGCGACCGAGCGGAGGGCGCGGTGCCGGGTCACGGTGAGGTGGTGCTCCTCGACGGCGAGGGAGTCGGCGCCCCCGGCGGCAGCGAGCCCGGCGGCCTCGACGGCGGGATCACCGCCGGTGCCGGGCACGACGTGCACCCGCAGCTCCTCGTCGGGCCGGCTCTGCTCACCACGGTCGTCGGGCAGCCCGGCGCACACCAGGAAGTCCTCGGTCTGGCTCAGCAGCAGCACGGCGCCTTCGGGGGCGGGGCCCGCGAGATAGCGCACGTTGGCGGGCCGGGTGACCAGCGCCGCCGCGCTGCCCCCCGCGTTGCAGCATTCCCTCAGCCGCGTCCGGCGGAGCGCGTACACCTCAGACATGTCCCGAGCCTATGAGCGGTGGCCGAAAACCGCCGGTCGAGAGGTCCGAGTGGGCGGCGGCACCCGGCAGCGTCCCGGGACAGCGCGACGAGGTACCGGCGCCGGGCGACCCCGGGCGGGCTGCTGCGGCCGTGTCCGGCGGGCGGGAGCGGGAACGGGGAAGGAAGCGGGAACGGGGACGGAAGCGGGGATGGGGACGGAAGTGGGTGAGGACGCCCGCTACGGAACGGCCGGAGACCCGGCCACCCGCCCGATGGGGCCGTCACCGGCGGCGCCCGGAGACACCACCACGGTAAGACGGAGGGAGTTGGCCGAGCGGCCCTCAGAGCCTGTCCGGCAGGTCCAGCGGGCCCGGCCGGCGGGAACACACCGCGCCTGCCCACGGCAGGCGTGCGGGCGCTGCCGGTGGGCCCGGCAGCATCGCGTGGCTCACCAGGACGGAGGGCTGGCGATGGACCTGGCGAGGACGTCGTCCAGGACGTCGGCCGTTTCCGGTACGCCGAGCTGGGAGTTGTCGATGATCGGGAGGCCCGAGCCGTACCAGCCGGCCATACGGCCGTGGATGCGGGCGACCTCCTCGTCGCCGAGGCGGCGGTTGCCGGACCGCTCGGCGTTGCGTTCCAGGACGATGTCCAGACCGGGCAGCAGCACGACCGGCAGCAGGCCGGGCCCCACATGCCGTTTCCAGCCACCGAGGCCGACGACCGGACGGTCGGGGAAGACTGCGTCGTCGAGGATGCAGGAGATCCCGTTGGCGAGGAAATTGCGCGCGGCGAAGCCGCAGGTGCGGCGGGCCAGCCGGTACTGCGCCTCCGAGTGGTCGTTCCACCCGGTCTGCGGATCGGCGAAGCCGGACCGCACCCACTCCCGTACGTCGTCCAGGCTGATGTGCGCGGTCGGCACCCGGCGGTGCTCCGCCCAGTACTTGGCGACGCTGGTCTTCCCGGCGCCCGCGGGGCCTATGAGCAGGACCGCGAGGGTCGTGCCGGCCGGGTCGGCCGCCGCGAGGGCCTGCGGGGCACTGGGCATGGCGACGGGGCCGCCCGGCGGCAGCGGCACGTGCCCGGTGGTGTCCGGTGGCGGATGCGGGGACCGCGGGACGCCCATGGGCTGCGGCGCCGGTCCGGGGTAGCCGGGGGGCGGCGGTGGCGCGGGCACCGGGACGGGCCCCTGGTGCGCTCCCGGGGGGTGCCCTCCCGGATGATGTGCGGCCGGTGACCAGCCGTCGGCCGGTCCGTGCCCCGGTCGGTGGGGCGGCGGCAGCGGAGAACCCACTGCGTGCTGCATCCGGTGCCACTCCGTCTCGGTCTGCTGGGCTCGGTTCACTCGCCGCAGGCGACAAGCACTGATGGCAGGGTGGGTCCCCGCGCTCTCCGACAGCCTAGAGCGTCGGGGCGGCTGTTCGAACGGGTACCGCCCCTGCCGTTGTCCGATGAACGGCCGAAAATGGCCCTGAGTGCCCAACCTGCCGCGCCGATTGCCCGGCGGGGCAGTGGCTTGCCCCGCCGGGCACCGGTCTGCCGACGGGGGCGGGGTCCACGGGTGCTACTTCGCGACTTCTCCGTACGCGGCGAGCAGCACCGCCGGGTCCGGTCCCTCCAGCACGGTGGGCTTGGCGAGGCCGTCGAGGACGATGAAGCGCAGCAGGTCGCCGCGGGACTTCTTGTCGACCCTCATGTTCTCCAGCAGCCTGGGCCACTGGTCGTGGCGGTAGTACAGGGGCAGCCCGACCGATTCGAGGACGGCGCGGTGCCGGTCGGCGGTGGCGTCGTCCAGCCGGCCGGCGAGCCGGCCGAGTTCGGCGGCGAAGTGCATACCCACCGACACCGCCGCGCCGTGGCGCCACTTGTAGCGCTCGTTCTTCTCGATGGCGTGGCCGAGCGTGTGACCGTAGTTCAGGATCTCCCGGCGGCCCGCCTCCTTCAGATCGGAGGAGACGACGTCGGCCTTGACCCGGATCGAGCGCTCGATGAGCTCGGCGGTGTGCGGGCCGGCCGGGGTGCGGGCGGCCTGCGGATCGGCCTCGATGAGGTCGAGGATCACCGGGTCGGCGATGAAGCCGGCCTTGATGACCTCCGCCAGCCCGGAGACGTAGTCGTTGGTCTGGAGGGAATCCAGGGCGGCGAGGTCGCACAGCACACCGACGGGCGGGTGGAAGGCGCCCACGAGGTTCTTGCCCTCGGCGGTGTTGATGCCGGTCTTGCCCCCGACGGCCGCGTCGACCATGGCCAGCACCGTGGTCGGCACCGCGATCCAGCGCACCCCGCGCAGCCAGGTGGCGGCCACGAACCCGGCCAGGTCGGTGCTGGCGCCGCCGCCCACGCCGACGATGACGTCGGTACGGGTGAATCCGGACTGGCCGAGCGCCTTCCAGCAGTAGGCGGCGACCTCGGCGGTCTTGGCCTCCTCCGCGTTCGGCACCTGGATGGCGACGGCCTCGTAGCCCTGCTCGGCGAGATCGGCGCGGAGCGCCTCGCCGGTCTCGGCCAGGGCCTCGGGGTGCACGACCGCGACCCGCTTGGCGGCGGTCCCGATCAGCCCGCCGAGCTCGCCCAGGAGCTGCCGGCCCACCAGGACCTCGTACGGGTCGGTGCCCGCGGTGCCGCCGACCTGAATCCTTGTCACCTG
Coding sequences within it:
- a CDS encoding aspartate carbamoyltransferase catalytic subunit, whose amino-acid sequence is MQRHLISAADLTRDDAVLILDTAEEMARVADRPIKKLPTLRGRTVVNLFFEDSTRTRISFEAAEKRLSADVINFTAKGSSVSKGESLKDTAQTLEAMGVDAVVIRHGASGAPYRLATSGWIDAHVINAGDGTHQHPTQALLDAFTMRRRLVGRDTGIGQDLAGRRITLVGDVLHSRVARSNVDLLHTLGAEVTLVAPPTLLPVGVEAWPCEVSYDLDRTLPKSDAVMMLRVQRERMKAAFFPTEREYSRRYGLDGERMRRMPEHAIVMHPGPMVRGMEITAEVADSERCTVVEQVTNGVSIRMAVLYLLLGGNEPALTHAVRTTEEK
- a CDS encoding aminopeptidase P family protein, with the protein product MSEVYALRRTRLRECCNAGGSAAALVTRPANVRYLAGPAPEGAVLLLSQTEDFLVCAGLPDDRGEQSRPDEELRVHVVPGTGGDPAVEAAGLAAAGGADSLAVEEHHLTVTRHRALRSVAPGLRLADVGGAVEQLRVVKDEEEISCLRIGAEIADQALGELLESILVGRTERHLALELERRLVDHGADGPAFATSVATGPNAGRPGHRPTDRRVEEGDFLSVCLGAAYRGYRCEIGRTFVIGTAPADWQIELYDLVFTAQRAGRESLVPGAACRDVDRAARQVLDSAGYAAALPALTGHGVGLEIDEDPQLTPGTMGKLDACVPVTVEPGVHLPGRGGVRIDDTLVVRPEADGGPELLTITTKELLAL
- the pyrR gene encoding bifunctional pyr operon transcriptional regulator/uracil phosphoribosyltransferase PyrR, coding for MDTHSDARPVLEGPDIARVLTRIAHEIVERAKGADDVVLLGIPTRGVFLAQRLAAKLEQVTERKVPVGSLDITMYRDDLRMHPPRTLARTEIPGDGIDGRLVVLVDDVLFSGRTIRAALDALNDIGRPRAVQLAVLVDRGHRELPIRADYVGKNLPTSLRETVKVLLAEEDGRDTVLLGAKQPSP
- the efp gene encoding elongation factor P, with translation MASTNDLKNGMVLKLEGGQLWSVVEFQHVKPGKGPAFVRTKLKNVLSGKTVDKTFNAGVKVDTATVDKRDMQFSYMDGDYFVFMDMETYDQLHIDRKVVGDAAHFLVEGFEATVAQHEGEVLFVELSAAVELTVAETEPGVQGDRSTGGTKPATLETGHQIQVPLFITTGEKIKVDTRTSDYLGRVNS
- the nusB gene encoding transcription antitermination factor NusB, whose protein sequence is MAARNTARKRAFQILFEGDQRGADVLTVLADWVRHSRSDTRQPPVSEYTMQLVEGYAQHASRIDELISQYSVGWTLDRMPVVDRNILRLGAYELIWVDETPDAVVLDEMVQLAKEFSTDESPSFVNGLLGRFKELKPSLRRDEV
- a CDS encoding Pro-rich N-terminal domain-containing protein — translated: MQHAVGSPLPPPHRPGHGPADGWSPAAHHPGGHPPGAHQGPVPVPAPPPPPGYPGPAPQPMGVPRSPHPPPDTTGHVPLPPGGPVAMPSAPQALAAADPAGTTLAVLLIGPAGAGKTSVAKYWAEHRRVPTAHISLDDVREWVRSGFADPQTGWNDHSEAQYRLARRTCGFAARNFLANGISCILDDAVFPDRPVVGLGGWKRHVGPGLLPVVLLPGLDIVLERNAERSGNRRLGDEEVARIHGRMAGWYGSGLPIIDNSQLGVPETADVLDDVLARSIASPPSW
- the aroB gene encoding 3-dehydroquinate synthase; this translates as MTDQVTRIQVGGTAGTDPYEVLVGRQLLGELGGLIGTAAKRVAVVHPEALAETGEALRADLAEQGYEAVAIQVPNAEEAKTAEVAAYCWKALGQSGFTRTDVIVGVGGGASTDLAGFVAATWLRGVRWIAVPTTVLAMVDAAVGGKTGINTAEGKNLVGAFHPPVGVLCDLAALDSLQTNDYVSGLAEVIKAGFIADPVILDLIEADPQAARTPAGPHTAELIERSIRVKADVVSSDLKEAGRREILNYGHTLGHAIEKNERYKWRHGAAVSVGMHFAAELGRLAGRLDDATADRHRAVLESVGLPLYYRHDQWPRLLENMRVDKKSRGDLLRFIVLDGLAKPTVLEGPDPAVLLAAYGEVAK
- the bldD gene encoding transcriptional regulator BldD codes for the protein MSSEYAKQLGAKLRAIRTQQGLSLHGVEEKSQGRWKAVVVGSYERGDRAVTVQRLAELADFYGVPVQELLPGTTPGGAAEPPPKLVLDLERLATVPPEKAGPLQRYAATIQSQRGDYNGKVLSIRQDDLRTLAVIYDQSPSVLTEQLISWGVLDPDARRAVASHDEG